From Nicotiana tabacum cultivar K326 chromosome 22, ASM71507v2, whole genome shotgun sequence, one genomic window encodes:
- the LOC107764744 gene encoding ACD11 homolog protein-like isoform X2 encodes MALQFYSLFKRRDKRQHCREKETKKAGSTRITRIPMDEDDGFEDAGTGTPLSAIAEAFEELSSCLKSNGYDDLRLKPFCDACSLVSVLFGCLGIAFKFAELEYVSKVRDLAEASEVFGSLNSILDYDVRSDTVRTPGSLSRNLRRVRQGLDLIRALFQNFLSTYDDSLKEAASMAYAKVCAPYHTWAVRTAVSAGMCALPTRDQLLMKLNETDLSRATEP; translated from the exons ATGGCCCTCCAATTCTACTCCCTTTTCAAAAGAAGAGACAAGAGGCAACATTGCAGAGAAAA GGAGACAAAGAAAGCAGGCAGCACAAGGATTACAAGAATTCCGATGGATGAGGATGATGGTTTTGAAGATGCAGGGACAGGGACACCTTTATCTGCAATAGCTGAGGCATTTGAGGAGCTTTCATCATGCTTAAAGTCAAATGGCTACGATGATCTAAGGCTGAAGCCTTTTTGTGACGCTTGTTCCCTTGTTTCTGTTTTGTTTGGATGCCTTGGGATCGCTTTTAAATTTGCAGAACTTGAATATGTCTCCAAG GTACGTGATCTTGCAGAAGCATCAGAAGTATTTGGAAGTTTGAACAGTATCCTTGATTATGATGTTAGAAGTGATACAGTTAGAACACCAGGAAGCCTTTCCCGCAATTTGCGCAGAGTTCGCCAGGGTCTAGACCTTATCAGAGCCTTGTTTCAGAATTTTCTTTCAACCTA TGACGATTCCCTGAAAGAAGCTGCTTCAATGGCGTATGCAAAAGTTTGTGCACCCTATCATACATGGGCTGTGAGAACTGCTGTCTCTGCTGGTATGTGTGCTCTTCCAACAAGGGACCAACTTCTGATGAAGCTAAATGAGACCG ATTTATCAAGAGCTACGGAACCCTAA
- the LOC107764744 gene encoding ACD11 homolog protein-like isoform X1 — protein sequence MALQFYSLFKRRDKRQHCREKETKKAGSTRITRIPMDEDDGFEDAGTGTPLSAIAEAFEELSSCLKSNGYDDLRLKPFCDACSLVSVLFGCLGIAFKFAELEYVSKVRDLAEASEVFGSLNSILDYDVRSDTVRTPGSLSRNLRRVRQGLDLIRALFQNFLSTYDDSLKEAASMAYAKVCAPYHTWAVRTAVSAGMCALPTRDQLLMKLNETDDSAEREMRRYIDASLPIIEYIDKLYISRSITLDW from the exons ATGGCCCTCCAATTCTACTCCCTTTTCAAAAGAAGAGACAAGAGGCAACATTGCAGAGAAAA GGAGACAAAGAAAGCAGGCAGCACAAGGATTACAAGAATTCCGATGGATGAGGATGATGGTTTTGAAGATGCAGGGACAGGGACACCTTTATCTGCAATAGCTGAGGCATTTGAGGAGCTTTCATCATGCTTAAAGTCAAATGGCTACGATGATCTAAGGCTGAAGCCTTTTTGTGACGCTTGTTCCCTTGTTTCTGTTTTGTTTGGATGCCTTGGGATCGCTTTTAAATTTGCAGAACTTGAATATGTCTCCAAG GTACGTGATCTTGCAGAAGCATCAGAAGTATTTGGAAGTTTGAACAGTATCCTTGATTATGATGTTAGAAGTGATACAGTTAGAACACCAGGAAGCCTTTCCCGCAATTTGCGCAGAGTTCGCCAGGGTCTAGACCTTATCAGAGCCTTGTTTCAGAATTTTCTTTCAACCTA TGACGATTCCCTGAAAGAAGCTGCTTCAATGGCGTATGCAAAAGTTTGTGCACCCTATCATACATGGGCTGTGAGAACTGCTGTCTCTGCTGGTATGTGTGCTCTTCCAACAAGGGACCAACTTCTGATGAAGCTAAATGAGACCG ATGATTCAGCAGAGAGAGAAATGAGAAGATACATTGATGCTTCGCTTCCAATCATCGAATACATTGACAAACTTTATATTTCAAGAAGTATAACCTTGGATTGGTGA